A part of Nitrospira sp. genomic DNA contains:
- the aroC gene encoding chorismate synthase, with translation MAGNTFGRIFTVTSFGESHGPAIGCVVDGCPPGLALSAEDIQQDLDRRKPGTSRHVTQRQESDTVEILSGVFEGQTTGTPIALLIRNEDQRSRDYGNLVDTFRPGHADYTYWQKYGIRDHRGGGRASARETAVRVAAAAIARKWLSERYGIVIRGYLSQLGPHELPFKDWAAVSQNPFFSADPDMVPKLESFMDELRKAGDSVGAKITTIAEQVPVGWGAPVYAKLDSDLAAAMMSINAVKAVEIGAGFASVTQRGSEHGDEMTPEGFLSNHAGGILGGISTGQDIVVTIGIKPTSSIRIPRKSIDKQGNPVTVETNGRHDPCVGIRATPIAEAMMALVLMDHALLHRAQNADVTTKTPKIAGSIKQAISRGKMQPASKINPDPAEA, from the coding sequence ATGGCCGGTAATACATTCGGCAGAATCTTTACCGTCACCTCGTTCGGCGAGAGCCATGGGCCCGCCATCGGGTGTGTCGTCGATGGATGCCCACCTGGACTCGCACTCTCGGCAGAAGATATCCAGCAGGACCTCGACCGGCGAAAGCCTGGGACCTCTCGTCATGTGACACAGCGGCAGGAGTCGGATACCGTTGAAATTCTCTCAGGAGTGTTTGAGGGACAGACGACCGGTACGCCGATCGCGCTGCTGATTCGTAACGAAGACCAGCGCAGCCGAGATTACGGCAACCTCGTCGATACGTTCCGTCCAGGCCACGCCGACTACACCTATTGGCAGAAATATGGAATTCGTGACCATCGGGGTGGAGGACGAGCCTCGGCCCGCGAGACAGCGGTGCGCGTGGCAGCGGCCGCGATAGCTAGAAAATGGTTGTCGGAGAGATACGGCATCGTCATTCGAGGCTATCTGAGCCAGCTGGGGCCTCACGAGTTGCCATTCAAGGATTGGGCGGCGGTCAGTCAGAATCCGTTTTTCTCCGCCGACCCGGATATGGTGCCCAAGCTCGAATCATTCATGGATGAGCTGCGCAAGGCCGGTGATTCGGTTGGCGCCAAAATCACGACGATTGCCGAGCAGGTGCCGGTCGGGTGGGGTGCGCCAGTCTATGCCAAGTTGGATTCGGATCTGGCCGCAGCGATGATGAGCATCAATGCGGTGAAGGCGGTTGAGATCGGGGCAGGCTTCGCGTCAGTGACTCAGCGCGGGTCAGAACATGGCGATGAAATGACGCCAGAGGGTTTTCTCTCCAACCATGCCGGCGGCATTCTCGGCGGCATCTCTACCGGACAGGATATCGTCGTCACCATCGGCATCAAGCCGACCTCCAGCATCCGCATTCCACGCAAGTCGATCGACAAGCAGGGCAATCCGGTCACGGTCGAAACCAACGGCCGCCATGATCCCTGTGTCGGCATCCGCGCGACACCTATCGCCGAAGCCATGATGGCGCTGGTGCTGATGGACCATGCGCTCTTGCATCGCGCCCAGAATGCGGACGTGACGACCAAGACTCCGAAGATTGCTGGTTCGATAAAACAGGCGATCTCACGGGGTAAAATGCAACCTGCCTCGAAGATCAATCCTGACCCCGCCGAAGCGTAA
- a CDS encoding cytochrome C, which yields MRLIQSIQTSALCLLLIAAMTPAATAGDKGHASGQTAPLDKKTEDRGRYVIKIAGCNDCHTTGYAEAAGKIPEKDWLKGDAMGWRGPWGTTYASNIRLSMQNLSEAQWIQVSRSVEFRPPMPWFVLREMTEQDLRAIYRFIRTLGPAGEPAPAYVPPDQEPPQPYILFPSN from the coding sequence ATGCGCCTGATTCAAAGCATCCAAACATCCGCGCTGTGTTTGCTCCTCATCGCTGCCATGACGCCCGCAGCCACTGCCGGGGACAAGGGACACGCCAGCGGTCAGACTGCTCCATTGGATAAGAAAACTGAGGACAGGGGACGGTATGTCATCAAGATCGCTGGGTGTAATGATTGCCACACCACCGGCTATGCGGAAGCCGCTGGAAAGATTCCTGAGAAAGACTGGCTCAAGGGAGATGCGATGGGATGGCGCGGGCCTTGGGGTACAACCTACGCGAGCAACATACGGCTCTCTATGCAGAATCTCTCAGAAGCCCAGTGGATCCAGGTTTCGCGGTCGGTTGAGTTTCGACCACCTATGCCATGGTTCGTCTTGCGGGAGATGACCGAGCAGGACCTGCGGGCCATCTATCGATTTATCAGAACGCTCGGCCCGGCCGGGGAACCGGCGCCCGCCTATGTTCCGCCGGATCAAGAACCGCCACAACCATATATCTTGTTCCCGTCTAACTAG
- a CDS encoding 6-bladed beta-propeller — translation MKAWLFDDMFQFDRSPIRIDGLQGEWGAGDSVAEEEELPSPPQHVHAKPGNGRIIVTWDPVPDAMYYNLYFQTSKGVQIKYSELTRPIAGPEDFKGVIGVKKDKATCLEGASSPYVHDDLANGTCYHYVVTVVTSKGESLESQEVMAIPSPYLLAMVIGSEGVGDGELNSPTGIALDKNGNIYVADTDNHSIQKFDKTGTFLARWGSEPSSQEGQFYYPRGLAVGPGDVMYVADSGNNRVQKFDLEGNAQKAWGKFGFAWRGADMGRFDVPWGITTDQDGHVYVSDTSNARIQKFQADGQPLLKWGRDGSFDGAFFFPRGVAVDFIGNIYVADESNNRIQKFDARGSFLTKWGREGQGPGQFKSPWGIACDALGNVYVVDSGNHRMQKFDGNGTFLCSFGNRGKTEGQVNFPYGIAVDKEGCVFVVDSGNHRILKYVPTEEEMNRGKDQPAQPVEAGAVQPPRSLAVKAGDTEVFLSWMEVPGAQAYNLYFSTSPHVTIEGATKIEGVTTPYTHEGLTNDTPYFYAVTASFEDGTESGPSEEVTAIPVLIDITAPQNPYAVINHGAFMTNSPEVVVTISATDLDTGVGAYFISESPLTPVAGTPGWVDVTSAIKFGATIPFILSPGDGHKTIYVWFKDIGNNVSTPASTTILVNTSGYLCVSKWGKPGRGASLLHGGEFIAPMYGLCADQQGSLFVVDNGNNRVQKFDNAGNFIILWGSFGSANANFHNPTGIACDGKGDVWVVDTNNHRVQKFDGKLGGYMMKFGSRGNGEGQFNAPWGIAVDRVRGYIYVVDSANFRVQKFDMSGEFIMAWGSFGNGDGQFYFPRGVAVDQEDGTVYIVDMGNHRIQKFDTSTNVLPQLLTKWGGSSAPGHASSALAQEAGQLRSPWGITVDGAGQLYVTDTGNHRIEKFDREGNFITQWGGFGNGDGQFNFPYGIAVDAKGSVFVVDSGNTRVQQFMPADEGSERLQGEAEELAEVENMQRTQNV, via the coding sequence ATGAAAGCTTGGCTTTTTGATGATATGTTTCAATTCGATCGGTCCCCCATCCGTATCGATGGGCTTCAGGGAGAATGGGGTGCCGGAGATTCAGTGGCGGAGGAAGAAGAGCTGCCGTCACCTCCGCAACACGTTCATGCCAAACCCGGCAATGGGCGTATTATCGTCACATGGGATCCGGTTCCGGATGCCATGTACTACAACCTCTACTTTCAGACGTCCAAGGGCGTACAGATCAAATACTCGGAACTGACTCGTCCCATCGCTGGCCCTGAAGATTTTAAGGGTGTGATCGGTGTGAAGAAGGACAAGGCGACGTGTCTGGAGGGCGCCTCGAGTCCCTACGTCCATGATGACCTGGCCAATGGCACTTGTTACCACTATGTCGTCACCGTCGTCACCTCGAAGGGCGAAAGCCTTGAATCGCAAGAAGTGATGGCGATTCCATCGCCATATCTCCTGGCCATGGTCATCGGCTCTGAAGGAGTGGGCGATGGGGAGTTGAACTCGCCCACGGGAATTGCGCTCGACAAGAACGGCAACATCTACGTAGCAGATACGGATAACCATTCGATCCAAAAATTCGATAAAACTGGAACGTTCCTGGCTCGGTGGGGCAGCGAACCCAGTTCACAGGAAGGCCAGTTCTACTATCCCCGTGGTTTGGCGGTCGGGCCGGGCGATGTTATGTATGTGGCTGACAGCGGCAACAATCGGGTGCAGAAGTTTGATCTCGAGGGTAACGCGCAGAAAGCATGGGGCAAGTTTGGGTTCGCCTGGCGGGGGGCCGATATGGGCCGCTTCGATGTGCCCTGGGGCATTACAACGGATCAAGACGGCCATGTGTATGTCTCTGACACGAGTAATGCGCGTATCCAAAAATTTCAAGCCGATGGCCAACCACTGCTGAAGTGGGGCCGTGACGGCAGCTTCGACGGCGCCTTCTTCTTTCCGCGCGGCGTGGCGGTCGATTTTATCGGCAATATCTATGTGGCCGATGAAAGTAATAATCGCATCCAAAAATTCGATGCCCGAGGAAGCTTCTTGACGAAATGGGGCCGGGAAGGTCAGGGACCCGGACAGTTTAAGTCACCATGGGGCATCGCGTGTGACGCACTCGGCAACGTCTATGTCGTCGACAGCGGCAACCATCGCATGCAGAAGTTTGACGGCAACGGGACGTTCCTGTGCTCATTTGGGAACCGAGGAAAAACAGAGGGACAGGTCAATTTCCCCTATGGCATCGCGGTCGATAAGGAAGGCTGCGTGTTCGTCGTCGACAGCGGCAATCACCGTATCCTGAAATATGTGCCGACCGAAGAAGAGATGAATCGTGGGAAGGACCAGCCTGCGCAGCCAGTGGAGGCCGGGGCGGTGCAGCCACCCCGCAGCCTTGCCGTCAAGGCCGGCGATACAGAAGTCTTTCTGAGTTGGATGGAGGTGCCTGGCGCGCAAGCCTACAATCTCTATTTCAGTACCTCGCCTCATGTCACGATCGAGGGGGCGACGAAGATTGAAGGCGTGACGACCCCGTACACGCATGAAGGTCTCACCAACGATACGCCTTATTTTTATGCGGTGACCGCATCGTTCGAAGATGGAACGGAAAGCGGACCCTCGGAAGAAGTCACAGCGATACCCGTGCTCATCGATATCACGGCGCCGCAGAATCCTTACGCCGTGATCAATCACGGGGCCTTCATGACCAACTCGCCCGAAGTCGTGGTGACGATTTCGGCAACCGATTTGGATACAGGAGTTGGGGCCTATTTTATTTCTGAAAGTCCGTTGACGCCTGTGGCTGGCACGCCTGGGTGGGTGGATGTGACATCGGCGATCAAGTTCGGCGCCACGATTCCGTTCATTCTCTCGCCTGGAGATGGGCACAAAACCATTTATGTGTGGTTCAAAGATATCGGCAACAATGTCTCCACGCCGGCCAGCACGACTATTTTGGTCAATACGTCTGGCTATCTGTGCGTGTCGAAGTGGGGGAAGCCGGGGCGAGGTGCGTCGTTGTTGCACGGCGGAGAGTTTATCGCGCCGATGTACGGACTGTGCGCCGATCAACAAGGATCGCTGTTTGTCGTCGATAACGGCAACAATCGTGTGCAGAAGTTCGATAATGCCGGGAACTTCATCATTCTGTGGGGAAGTTTTGGCTCAGCCAATGCGAATTTTCACAATCCCACCGGTATTGCCTGCGACGGCAAGGGCGATGTCTGGGTGGTGGATACGAATAATCACCGGGTTCAAAAGTTCGACGGGAAGCTTGGCGGGTACATGATGAAGTTCGGTTCGCGTGGAAACGGCGAAGGACAGTTCAATGCGCCCTGGGGGATTGCGGTCGACCGCGTGCGCGGCTACATCTACGTCGTCGATAGCGCCAATTTCCGCGTGCAGAAATTCGACATGTCCGGCGAGTTCATCATGGCCTGGGGCAGCTTCGGCAACGGTGACGGGCAGTTCTATTTCCCGCGCGGTGTGGCCGTCGATCAAGAGGACGGGACCGTCTATATCGTCGATATGGGCAATCACCGCATCCAGAAATTTGACACCAGTACCAACGTCTTACCCCAGCTGTTAACGAAGTGGGGAGGCAGTTCAGCCCCTGGGCATGCCAGTAGTGCTCTGGCGCAAGAGGCCGGACAATTGCGCTCGCCCTGGGGGATCACCGTTGACGGAGCTGGACAGCTCTACGTGACGGATACGGGAAATCATCGGATTGAAAAGTTTGATCGCGAGGGCAATTTCATCACCCAGTGGGGCGGGTTCGGCAACGGCGACGGGCAATTCAATTTTCCCTACGGGATTGCTGTCGATGCGAAGGGGAGCGTCTTTGTCGTGGATAGCGGCAACACACGGGTGCAGCAGTTCATGCCGGCGGACGAGGGCAGTGAACGGTTGCAGGGCGAGGCGGAGGAGTTGGCCGAGGTGGAGAACATGCAACGAACGCAGAACGTGTGA
- the aspS gene encoding aspartate--tRNA ligase codes for MNIRTHRCGELKKQHVGQTVVLNGWVQRRRDHGVVIFIDLRDRTGITQVVFNAERNLAVHQAAHALRSECVVSVTGQVMARPDESKNPDLSTGEVEIFVDAVEILNEAKTPPFVIEDDAEVTEAIRLKYRFLDLRRPRMQQLLSLRHGILQATREFVNAEGFLEVETPILTKSTPEGARDYLVPSRVNAGQFFALPQSPQLFKQVLMVSGVDRYYQIARCFRDEDLRNDRQPEFTQIDMELSFVDREQVMSLMERMIVTVFDKAGSVQLPTPFPRMTYAEAIGRYGSDKPDLRFDMPLYDMTAFGAASDFKVFKDAATKGGIVKALIVKGGASLSRTRIDALGEMAKSFGAKGLAWLKLTAEGQLESVIAKFLNANAFAAALPEAKPGDLVLFGADKPAVVHDVMGRIRLLLGEELKLIDTSAWRPLWVMDFPMLDYDQEQKRYVAMHHPFTAPLDEDLPLLESEPLKVRAKAYDMVLNGSEIGGGSIRIHRSNVQSKVFDLLGIGKEDAASKFGFLLEALEYGAPPHGGIAFGLDRLVMLLGHADSIRDVIAFPKTQRAQCPLTDAPSAVAADQLKELRIKLDLVE; via the coding sequence ATGAACATCCGCACACATCGCTGCGGCGAGTTGAAGAAGCAACATGTCGGGCAGACCGTTGTGCTGAACGGCTGGGTTCAGCGACGGCGTGATCATGGCGTGGTGATCTTTATTGACCTTCGTGACCGGACTGGCATCACACAGGTTGTTTTCAACGCAGAACGAAATCTCGCGGTTCACCAGGCCGCCCATGCACTCCGCAGCGAGTGTGTGGTATCGGTCACGGGACAGGTCATGGCGCGTCCGGATGAGTCAAAGAATCCAGACCTCTCGACTGGCGAAGTGGAAATCTTTGTCGATGCGGTGGAGATTCTCAATGAGGCCAAGACCCCGCCATTTGTGATCGAAGACGATGCGGAAGTCACGGAAGCGATTCGGTTGAAGTATCGGTTCCTGGACCTTCGTCGGCCTCGGATGCAGCAGCTCTTGAGCCTGCGTCATGGCATTCTGCAGGCCACCAGAGAGTTCGTAAACGCGGAAGGGTTCTTGGAGGTAGAGACGCCGATTCTGACAAAGAGTACGCCGGAAGGTGCTCGGGATTATTTGGTGCCGAGCCGCGTCAATGCCGGACAGTTTTTTGCGCTGCCGCAGTCGCCGCAACTTTTCAAGCAGGTGCTGATGGTGAGCGGTGTCGATCGGTACTATCAGATCGCGCGCTGCTTCCGAGACGAAGATCTCCGCAATGATCGGCAGCCGGAGTTTACCCAGATCGACATGGAACTGTCGTTCGTGGATCGAGAACAAGTCATGAGCCTCATGGAGCGCATGATTGTCACGGTCTTTGATAAGGCCGGCAGCGTGCAGTTGCCGACACCCTTTCCTCGGATGACCTATGCGGAAGCCATTGGTCGTTACGGCTCAGACAAGCCGGACCTCCGGTTCGACATGCCGCTCTATGACATGACGGCATTCGGTGCCGCGAGCGATTTTAAGGTCTTTAAGGATGCGGCGACCAAGGGCGGCATCGTCAAAGCCTTGATCGTAAAGGGCGGAGCGTCGCTGTCGCGGACACGAATCGACGCGTTGGGGGAAATGGCGAAGAGTTTCGGTGCGAAAGGCCTGGCGTGGCTCAAGCTCACGGCGGAAGGGCAGCTCGAATCCGTCATTGCTAAATTTCTGAATGCCAACGCGTTTGCGGCGGCTCTGCCGGAGGCGAAGCCTGGTGACCTGGTCCTGTTCGGCGCCGATAAACCAGCGGTCGTTCACGACGTGATGGGGCGGATCAGGCTTCTCTTGGGTGAGGAGTTGAAGCTGATCGACACCTCCGCATGGCGACCCCTGTGGGTGATGGATTTCCCGATGTTGGACTACGATCAAGAACAGAAGCGGTACGTGGCCATGCACCATCCGTTCACGGCGCCACTCGATGAGGATCTACCGTTGTTGGAGTCCGAACCCCTGAAAGTACGGGCCAAGGCATACGATATGGTGCTGAATGGCAGTGAAATTGGCGGTGGCAGTATTCGTATTCACCGCAGCAATGTGCAGAGCAAAGTGTTCGATCTCCTTGGGATCGGCAAGGAAGATGCAGCGAGTAAGTTTGGATTTTTGCTCGAGGCACTGGAGTATGGTGCTCCGCCGCATGGTGGGATCGCGTTTGGGTTGGATCGCTTGGTGATGCTGTTGGGCCACGCCGATTCAATCCGTGACGTCATCGCGTTCCCCAAGACGCAACGGGCGCAATGCCCATTGACCGATGCACCATCGGCTGTCGCAGCTGATCAACTCAAGGAATTGCGCATCAAGCTGGATCTGGTCGAGTAG
- a CDS encoding rRNA pseudouridine synthase, with protein MDIRLQKLIASTGLSSRRKAEMLIASGRVSVNGKVVTELGTKVDPERDHVKVDGKHLTSAQPFVYLMLNKPKNVMSTLDDPGGRDTVKDFLHGVSVRVFPVGRLDFDSEGLMLLTNNGELAQALLHPRYHVPKTYLIKVKGVLTDAEIVQLQRGVKLEDGMTSPAMVKKIKRAEANSWLEITIREGRKHQVKRMLEFVGHLVIKLMRVRMGPLALGKLEPGEFRFLTDREANALRELVEERVTSVEKGEEPKVGPKRLVRREGWARPLKTKKYVGKKARMV; from the coding sequence ATGGACATTCGTCTCCAAAAGCTCATCGCGAGTACGGGGCTTTCGTCCCGCCGAAAGGCTGAGATGCTGATTGCGTCCGGCCGAGTATCGGTGAACGGCAAGGTGGTCACGGAACTCGGGACAAAGGTCGATCCTGAACGTGATCACGTGAAAGTGGACGGGAAGCACCTGACCTCGGCACAGCCGTTTGTGTATTTGATGCTAAACAAACCCAAGAACGTCATGTCGACATTGGACGACCCCGGTGGGAGAGACACCGTGAAGGACTTTCTTCATGGCGTGTCCGTGCGAGTGTTTCCGGTTGGCCGCTTGGACTTTGATAGTGAAGGGCTGATGCTGCTTACCAACAATGGTGAGTTGGCGCAGGCCCTCCTTCATCCGCGCTATCACGTGCCCAAGACGTATCTCATTAAGGTCAAAGGTGTGCTGACAGATGCCGAGATCGTCCAACTCCAGCGCGGAGTCAAACTCGAGGATGGCATGACGAGTCCGGCGATGGTCAAAAAGATAAAAAGAGCCGAGGCGAACTCTTGGCTGGAGATCACGATTCGGGAAGGCCGTAAGCATCAAGTGAAACGCATGTTGGAATTCGTGGGGCATCTGGTGATCAAGCTGATGCGGGTCAGGATGGGGCCACTGGCGCTTGGCAAACTGGAGCCCGGTGAATTTCGGTTCCTCACTGATCGAGAAGCCAATGCCTTGCGTGAATTGGTCGAGGAACGCGTAACCTCGGTCGAAAAAGGAGAAGAGCCGAAAGTTGGTCCCAAGCGGCTGGTTAGGCGCGAGGGCTGGGCGAGACCGCTCAAGACCAAGAAGTATGTTGGCAAGAAAGCGAGAATGGTATGA
- the guaB gene encoding IMP dehydrogenase produces the protein MLDKEPRLGLTYDDVVLVPAKSKIVPNEVDTSTFVSRNIRINIPLVSAAMDTVTESRLAIAMAREGGIGIIHRVLSPEDQATEVDKVKKSESGMILDPVTISPDQTIRDAYQLMAKYRISGIPVTKGRKLVGILTNRDLRFETRMDLKVAQVMKRDRLITAPEGTSLEKAKEILHEHRIEKLPVVNKQFELKGLITIKDIEKRVKYPNACKDGHGRLRVGAAVGVGPETEERVTLLKRSGVDLVVIDTAHGHSQAVLDTAKMIKKLYPALELIVGNIGTAEAAKDLLKAGVDAVKVGVGPGSICTTRIVSGAGMPQLTAIADCAKVLTGSGVPIIADGGIKFSGDITKALAAGASSVMLGGLFAGTEESPGETVLYQARTYKVYRGMGSIGAMERGGGDRYGQGGRPAQKLVPEGIEGRVPYKGSLAAVVYQLVGGVRSGMGYCGCKTIVDLQQNATFIRQSVAGLRESHVHDVIITKEAPNYRMDWE, from the coding sequence ATGCTTGATAAAGAACCGCGACTCGGACTGACATACGACGACGTGGTCCTCGTGCCGGCCAAGTCGAAGATTGTACCCAATGAAGTCGATACCAGCACCTTTGTATCGCGCAATATCCGGATCAATATCCCGCTCGTCAGCGCGGCGATGGATACCGTGACGGAATCTCGGCTGGCGATTGCGATGGCGCGCGAAGGGGGTATTGGGATCATTCATCGCGTGTTGTCTCCGGAAGATCAGGCGACGGAAGTCGATAAGGTGAAGAAGTCAGAAAGCGGAATGATCCTCGACCCCGTCACGATTTCTCCCGACCAAACGATTCGAGACGCGTACCAACTCATGGCGAAGTATCGGATCTCGGGTATCCCCGTCACCAAAGGGCGCAAGCTGGTCGGGATTCTCACCAACCGCGATCTCAGATTTGAAACGAGGATGGACCTGAAGGTGGCGCAGGTGATGAAACGAGACCGGTTGATCACGGCGCCAGAGGGCACCAGCCTGGAGAAGGCCAAAGAGATTCTGCATGAGCACCGGATTGAAAAATTACCGGTGGTGAATAAGCAATTTGAGCTCAAAGGGCTCATTACCATTAAAGATATCGAAAAGCGGGTCAAGTATCCCAACGCCTGCAAAGATGGCCATGGGCGCTTACGGGTCGGGGCGGCGGTGGGTGTCGGACCGGAGACTGAAGAGCGGGTGACGCTGCTCAAGAGATCCGGCGTGGACCTTGTCGTGATCGACACGGCGCACGGCCATTCGCAAGCCGTGCTGGATACGGCGAAGATGATCAAGAAACTGTATCCGGCTCTCGAACTGATCGTGGGAAACATCGGCACCGCAGAGGCGGCCAAAGACCTCCTCAAAGCCGGAGTCGATGCGGTCAAGGTCGGGGTCGGACCGGGATCGATTTGCACGACGCGGATCGTGTCGGGCGCCGGAATGCCGCAGCTCACCGCGATCGCGGATTGCGCAAAAGTGTTAACTGGCAGCGGGGTGCCGATTATTGCCGATGGCGGCATCAAGTTTTCAGGCGATATCACAAAGGCCTTGGCTGCTGGGGCGTCGTCTGTGATGCTTGGTGGACTCTTTGCCGGAACAGAAGAGTCTCCGGGTGAGACGGTGCTCTATCAAGCCAGAACCTACAAGGTCTATCGCGGCATGGGTTCCATCGGGGCGATGGAGCGAGGGGGCGGGGATCGGTATGGACAAGGAGGACGCCCGGCTCAGAAACTGGTGCCCGAAGGGATCGAAGGTCGTGTGCCCTATAAAGGTTCGTTGGCTGCCGTGGTGTATCAGCTCGTCGGCGGTGTGCGATCGGGAATGGGATACTGTGGCTGTAAGACGATTGTCGATTTGCAACAGAATGCCACGTTCATCAGACAATCCGTGGCCGGCCTCCGTGAGAGCCATGTGCATGACGTGATCATTACCAAAGAAGCGCCGAACTATCGGATGGATTGGGAATAG
- the guaA gene encoding glutamine-hydrolyzing GMP synthase: protein MELWHNRILVLDFGSQYTQLIARRIREAQVYSQILPCTVPLATILAYRPQGIILSGGPSSVYEKNAPLISKELFNQNIPILGICYGMQLVTYLSGGKVVKAPHREYGRADVLIDDRSDLFKGIGAGGSSVVWMSHGDRIERMPKGFRSIAHTNNSPVAAMKSEDAQRRIYCLQFHPEVAHTPEGAKILHNFVYEICGCTPTWTMQSYVDQGVNQIREQVGKDRVICALSGGVDSSVAAALTHRAIGDQLTCIFVDNGVLRAGERDQVKKTLASQMHLNLRVLDRTTQFLDGLKGVTDPERKRKIIGRLFIKNFEVESKKLKGVKYLVQGTLYPDVIESVSFKGPSATIKTHHNVGGLPARMKLKLIEPLRELFKDEVRVLGTELGLPDEIVWRQPFPGPGLAIRVLGSVTKERLAILRGAETIVDQEIRGAGLYRDIWQFFAVLLPIRTVGVMGDQRTYDNVVAIRAVTSVDGMTADWAKIPNDVLGRMSSRIINEVKGVNRVVYDISSKPPSTIEWE from the coding sequence ATGGAACTTTGGCACAATAGAATTCTGGTCCTCGACTTTGGGTCGCAGTACACGCAACTGATCGCCCGCCGCATTCGCGAAGCCCAGGTCTACTCGCAAATTCTCCCCTGTACGGTCCCCTTGGCGACGATTCTTGCGTATCGGCCGCAAGGTATCATCCTGTCCGGAGGGCCCTCCAGTGTCTACGAAAAAAACGCGCCGCTCATCTCCAAGGAGCTCTTTAATCAGAATATTCCAATCCTTGGCATCTGCTATGGCATGCAGTTGGTGACGTATTTGTCAGGCGGGAAGGTCGTCAAGGCGCCGCATCGAGAATATGGCCGGGCAGACGTGCTGATCGATGACCGCAGCGATCTCTTCAAAGGCATCGGCGCCGGTGGTTCCTCGGTGGTGTGGATGTCCCATGGAGACCGGATCGAGCGCATGCCGAAGGGGTTCCGGTCCATTGCCCATACCAACAATTCCCCGGTTGCGGCCATGAAGTCGGAGGATGCGCAGCGGCGGATCTATTGCCTGCAGTTCCATCCGGAAGTTGCGCATACGCCGGAAGGAGCGAAGATACTCCACAACTTCGTCTATGAGATTTGCGGCTGTACGCCGACCTGGACCATGCAGTCCTACGTGGATCAGGGAGTGAATCAAATCCGCGAGCAGGTCGGAAAAGATCGCGTGATCTGCGCACTGAGCGGCGGAGTCGATTCGTCGGTCGCGGCGGCTCTTACGCACCGCGCCATCGGAGACCAGCTGACCTGCATCTTCGTCGATAATGGGGTGCTTCGGGCGGGCGAACGCGACCAGGTGAAGAAGACTCTTGCGTCGCAGATGCATCTCAATCTTCGGGTGCTTGATCGGACGACACAGTTCCTGGATGGTTTGAAGGGCGTCACCGATCCCGAACGGAAGCGCAAAATCATCGGACGCTTGTTCATCAAGAATTTCGAGGTCGAGTCCAAGAAGCTGAAGGGCGTGAAGTACTTGGTGCAGGGGACACTCTATCCCGATGTCATTGAGAGCGTGAGCTTCAAGGGGCCGTCAGCCACGATCAAGACGCATCATAATGTTGGTGGTCTGCCGGCCAGGATGAAGTTGAAATTGATCGAGCCGCTTCGGGAATTGTTCAAGGACGAAGTGCGGGTACTGGGGACCGAACTGGGCTTGCCGGATGAGATTGTCTGGCGGCAGCCGTTCCCCGGTCCAGGTCTTGCGATCCGGGTGCTTGGCTCCGTGACGAAGGAGCGATTGGCGATCCTCCGTGGAGCCGAAACGATCGTCGATCAGGAGATTCGTGGCGCGGGACTCTACCGAGACATCTGGCAATTCTTCGCCGTGCTCTTGCCGATCCGCACTGTCGGCGTCATGGGCGATCAGCGGACCTATGATAACGTAGTGGCGATTCGCGCGGTGACCAGTGTCGACGGGATGACCGCCGACTGGGCCAAGATTCCGAACGATGTGCTGGGCCGGATGTCGAGCCGGATTATCAATGAAGTGAAGGGCGTGAATCGAGTGGTGTATGACATCAGCTCGAAACCGCCATCGACGATCGAATGGGAATAA